ATTATCTGAAGACGATCAACTCAATAAAGACGGTTTTCAATCACTCATCGATAATTTGAATGTGagtttttaaagaattttattttagatgtTACTTGAATACTTTATGTAAGATATCTTTTGCTTATTTGGTAGGCCGTTGAAACAGTTGTGCTCAATTTGgccaataaaatttactttaacaCGAAATTCAACGTGAAAcctgaattcaaaaaattaacagaAACGTCATTTCGATCTGTATCAGAGATAATTGATTTTGGAAATACTTCAGAAGCCAGCAAAACTATTAACAGTTGGTGTGAAGAAAAAACTAACAATTGTATCAAAAATGTTGTACAGCCAGGTCAGTTATTCTTATCTGTTTTATTAGCAGATCTACTTGCAGCTTCATTGCAATaaacaaaacattttataGGTGATTTGATCGATTCCCAAATGGTTCTCGTAAACGCTGTGTACTTCAAAGGCGAGTGGAAATGGCAATTTGATCCTAAGCGCACGAAACCAGAGCCGTTTCACATCGATAAAAATACTACTAAAGATGTACCGATGATGATCAAAACTACCAGATATAACACCAACGAATTGGCTGATCTTGACGCTAAATTTATCGAACTTCGCTACAAAGTACATTCATAACTACTTCAAATATTTACAGTCGCAAAATAACGATTacattattcatatttttaatagagCAATGAGCCAAACCACCACCCTATTAccatgtttattattttgccAGATGAAATCAACAATATAAATACCCTAGAGAGTAAAGTGCATACTATTAATTTCAAGGATTTACatgataattcaatttataaagaCTGCACCTTGCGGCTCCCTAAATTTAAAGTCGAGAGTACGTTTGATCTAGAGAAAACTTTATCCAAAGTAAATCCTCTttcaatttatgaattttattataaaaattaatgcaaTAACTAATGAccgttggtttttttttaggtcgGCCTGAAAGGAATTTTCGAACCATCAGCAGACTTTAGCGGAATTGACGAATCAGGACAATTGAGTGTCAGTAAAGTAATACAAAAAACTTTTCTAGAAGTCGATGAAGTAGGAAGTGAAGCAGCATCAGCATCCGGTAATCTTTTCTCACATACATATTAATTTGAaactgattatttaaatttattttcattttaataacgTCTTCTTATTTCCATAGCAATGTCAATAATGAAGCGAATGGGTTCCTGTCGA
This genomic interval from Microplitis mediator isolate UGA2020A chromosome 2, iyMicMedi2.1, whole genome shotgun sequence contains the following:
- the LOC130664094 gene encoding serine protease inhibitor 42Dd-like yields the protein MSSENQALHAVASSITKFSTDFYKALAENEKSNFICSPISVSMVLSMVTYGARGNTEKELRSVLGLSEDDQLNKDGFQSLIDNLNAVETVVLNLANKIYFNTKFNVKPEFKKLTETSFRSVSEIIDFGNTSEASKTINSWCEEKTNNCIKNVVQPGDLIDSQMVLVNAVYFKGEWKWQFDPKRTKPEPFHIDKNTTKDVPMMIKTTRYNTNELADLDAKFIELRYKSNEPNHHPITMFIILPDEINNINTLESKVHTINFKDLHDNSIYKDCTLRLPKFKVESRPERNFRTISRL